The DNA sequence tcaagatcagcatgggcaacatggcaaaatccaatctctacaaaaaatacataaaaatccaGTTATGTGTGGTAATGCACacctgcagtaccagctacttgggaggctgaggcaggaggatcacctgagcccaggaggctgaggctgcagtgagccaagattgtaccactgccctctagcctggatgacacgaaaccctatctcagaaaaaaaaaaaaaaagaaaagaaaagaaaagaaaagaaaacatcaaaagtGACAGTAAGCATTTCTCCAAAAGACAAATCCAATTTAAATATGGAACTCAAGGTGGCTGGAgctcatttctttaaaatacgTCTTCAAATGGACTTATTTGTCCTTTGCTAGAAAGAGTGGCAAAGGTTAtagatctagaaaaaaaaaagacagaggaaagggggaagtgatttgtttttcaattttgagAAGCACGGGTTTCCCTCTTCCTTTGGAAGGCAGCGGGGGTAGGAATAATATCAGTGGTGTTTGGAGCAGAACCATAAGCCTCTCCTCACCAAAGCCAAAGTTTATCAATCAGAAGACAAACTGGCTGTGTCTGGTTTCTCCAAGATAATGAGAAGAGTGATATGGCCTTCCTCCAAAGTAGGCTGGATGCTGTATCTCAGGAGAGCCTCCAGCCCAGGACTACATAACAGACGACTTTGTTGTGTGTGATAACAGGTTCCATGTGACATCCACGGAAGCATAGCTATATGGCAGACAATATCACGTGGTGCTCAGTGCAAATCAATGCTGGGACCTGGGTTCAAGCATGTGCTGTTCCAGTGTTTAGCTTCACGTTTGACCCTGAGAAGTGAGGGCTCTAGCATAATCGTAATCACTGACCGTCAAACTGTGAAGTGCTAATTAAGAAGGACAAATAGGTACTAGATAATTATGCTTATGgaactcaactctgccactgctgctaattaattaattaagtgaTAATTTTATAACTCATTGGAAATACTCACATATTCATCCAGAATAAGGTAGGAGTCTTTCATCTGCAAAGGAGAAGTTAATACAAATTTAGTTTCAGGTGCATTTCTCAGTATGTGAGCTCAACTGTCCACCTGGAGTGTTTGCGTTGTTATTATTTTGGATCCAGCATTTCTCATTTCTTGAGTTGCCTTTGGCATGGCCCTCGCAAGACAAGGCTCTGTTTGTGTGCATTCGGTTTCCAACAGATCACAGCAGGCCTGGATTCTCTGCTCTTTGCTGAAAAGGTCAAGCATCAGAACCTTCTTCCTGAAGGCTTCCCTGACAGTGAACTCCAAGGCAATTTCCCCATCCCTTCACACGTTTGGAGAGCCCTTTTCTTCTTTACATGGTATTTCCAATGACTCTGTCCACCATGTATCTGATTTCCCCCTTTTCAATTTATAGAGCAGAACTCTCTTGAATGCTACTTTTGGGAGCTAAAAGGTGGATTTACCTGAGGATTCTAATATTACCCTAACATGACTTGTCAATAGTTATGCCCTCTATACATATAGAGAAGCTGTACCTGTACTGCTGATGGgaaggtatattccttctatccCTATCCTTGTAGATAGGGGTCTGCAAAattgttttctgtaaagggccagatggcaaatattttctgcttagCAGGCCACACAGTCTGTCACAACTAATCAACTGTGCTTTGCAGCCCAAAAGCCACCACAGATGATACATAAGAAAAATAGCTTGGCTGAGCTCCTCTGAAACTTAATTTATGGGCCCAGAAAAACAGCTTTTACATAATGTTCACAGGTCATAAATACGATTCTTGTTTTAATGTTTTCCCTTATCAACTCTTAACTTGCATCCTGTACTACAACAGGTGGCAGGCCAGACCCGTCCCTGGGGCCAGCATTTGCCAACTCCTCTGCAGGGGTAGGAGCAGACCTGCTATTGAATGTCTAGTGGGGTACCAGTAGCATTAGCATCATCTGGGAACTAGTTCCAGGTGCAGAGTGGTGGGCCCACCTCAGACCCACTGAGTAAGGGTCTGCCCTTTCACAAGATCCCAGGTGATTTGATGAAGTTTGAAACAAACTGGCTAAAAGGTTCGTGGGCTTTGGGGTCATCAAAATTCAGATTTTGACCCTGATACAAGTCTGGTAAATGAGCACCTGCCACTCGGCCTCTTGGTGTATACAACGGAGATGATAAAACCTGGCTCATGAAGCATTAGTGAAAATGGCGATGAGTCAAAGGGATAACAGTCCCTCTTACAAAGGAGGTACTAACCAGATTTTCTATAATGTCATATTAACTATTTAATTAAGATggagttttaaaatatcaaataaaatagtGCATAGAGGAAAACCTCCTCTACCCGCTATCTCTTCTTTTTGATGGTAATCCTGTCCGCCATTCCGGGATTTTCTTATTCGTGTTCACTTCAACATTACCTTTTAAACTTGAACCATTTACCTAGAGCCTCAGAAGTCTAAAACATAAGGAATGAATGTCTGCTCTTTGAGTTCCTAGCATTACTTAAGCATATGGGGTAGATTTTCCTGTATGTGTATTTTTGGATGGCAGATGGagaagctgtttttaaaataataaagctaaTACTTAAgttacaaaattttaaagttcaaaaagttaaaaaggtgAATAAAACGACTCATAATTCCACTACTCCAAGATAACCATAGGAATATGTAGACATGCACTTTTTTTTACACATTAGGCTTAAACCTCAAATTAATTTTGCATACTGTTTTTTATCTGTACCTACTATTATATTATCAGAATTTCTCTTtgtcacttaaaaatttttggaATATGCTTGTTAGTCAGTGTAACATTTCACTCTGTGAACCTACAGATTTACTCATCCTCTTTATGCTGAATGACAGGCTATCTTGAATTTTTTTGgtattcttcttttattttttatttttttgtgagactgagtctcgctctgttgcccaggttggactgcagtggcatggtctctgctcactgcaagctccaactcctgggttcacaccattctccggcctcagcctcccgagtagctgggactacaggcacccgccaccacgcctggctaaatttttgtatttttagtagaggcggggtttcaccatgttagcaaggatggtctcgatatcctgacctcgtgatctacccgcctcggcctctcaacgtgctgggattacaggcgtgagccaccgcgcccggccagtattatTCTTAATACTGCAGTAACATATCTTCACATAAATACTTCTCTACATCTGtgaatatttcatgttttaaGGTAGAATTTCTAAATTCAAATATGTGGCTATTTTAAAGGTTATAAAGTTAGCAATTCGTTTTCTAGGAAAGTTGCAATAATTTATACTGTTGCTAACAACATGAACTTGCCTCTTACTGTAACTTTatgcttcatattttattttgtatttctttgaatatAGACAATATCAAATgcccttaaaatatttattcaccatttgtttttcttctgtaaacTATTTATGTCCATtgcatgttttgcttttttggtgTTAATAGATTACtgatttaaataactttttatatataatactttataCTATTCAGTATAACATGTTAAcatatttcacttttaattttatgaCATGTgtgacatatatttttaattttatggattCAATTAtactatcaattttttttaaagtttgtatctTTCATTAATAACGAGGTTCCttattaatggattttttttctgtagcttcTGAGAACACATCTTTAGATCCCCTGCTTCTAGTAATACCTGAGAGTTCCACAGTGTAGACATGCTTTGGCCAACCTTGTTTTATCTGTGTATGAAATTTGTGCTAATAGGATAGATCCAATTGTCATTCCATTAGAAAACTAAACAGGAAACATTTCTTCTATATTCTATGCAACATAACAAAATTATACATAGAGATTATTCAGCTAAATAAAGTGATAATGTTGATATCAATAGAGTGGTATTCGTTAGTTCTTTCTATGTCTAGGGGCTATGTCATACATGTATGACACATAGGGACCTTATACATATATGAATCATATGTAAAGAATATCTACATGAATCTATGTACAATTGTATCGTCTGCAAAGTACCACTGTATCCATCATGGATAGAGAAGCTGAAGCTCTCTAAAGACCCTGCAGCTGGGAGGTGGCAGAGCGAATGGCAGCCCTCAGCCCGATCTGCCCTGACATGGCACTCCTGCCATTTCTCACCACGAACCCTTTAAAATAACGATGTGTGGGACCCTTGGCTGAGAGACTTCCCTTTTGGGAGTCAGTCTGAATGTATGATGATAAAACAACTTTTGCTTTATACAACCTTCTGGTTAGATTCAGGCACCAAACAGGACACTTCTTTGTGGCGCTCCAAGAATCTTTCAAATTCTTCATCACCAATAACAAATCTTTCTGCTTCCCTTAGAGCATCTTCTCCACAATTCTCACCCTCAATTAAGAGGCACTGGAACACCTGAAAGGCAATGGTAGCATTTGCTTTGCAGAGAGCTTCCATTATGTTTTCCCCCAAACCTCACTCCCCTTTTACAAGCTTTATTTCTTCTGAGTAAAGAAGACTCTATGAGCTGAGGAACATTCTAGAGAAATATTACTTTGTGGAAATGAAAGCTAGCCCTGAAATTTAGGAATATGCTGTTAGAAGCACAAACAtccttaaaatataaactttcaaAAACTTGTCTAGATTATGTTTGATTGAGTCTTATAATATTTTCTGACAACAAAATAATgggtatttattgaaaaaatataaactataaaagagcataaaaaataaatcacgTGTAATCCCATAAccaagaaaaacacattttaaaaacattgttttctcTGCTGATTTTTTATAAAAGCCTCTAGTGTATGTCTGTTTTTTCACTTAAAACCTAAGAACAGTTTTTCAAAATCATTAATATTCTCTTTTGACAGTCTTTTAAGTGAACAAATGTGTATGTATGATTGTGTAAAGTGTATTATTCTATACATACTACCATcgtttgaaaataaaattcagtccTACAAAAGGCAAGAAGTgaagagacttgcccaaggtgacaAAGGGTGACAGCTAACCCAAGACAGAGCCAGGACAAGCCCAGATCTAAAGGGTTTCCATGGAAAGGATTATTCTACACAGAATTTCACTAATATCATCATCTGAACCATTCAGATGCCACTGTAGTCAGATGAGAAGGAATTGTCAACACTTCAATGTTGCCTTTTTTGCTCactctttattttccctttcttttttgctCCTCGGTCTTTTGATATTTGCCTCCACTGTCCCCTTTGCTTTTTGCTTTCATGGTTTCTTCCTTAAAAGACTGTGAGCATCTTGGGAGGGATCATCACCCATCCCCATGCCCCATTCAGGCTCAGGGTATGGAGAGGCCTGGCAGGGAGGGAGTGCCCTTCCATGTAGGTTTGAATCATGAGCAGACTTGACtatcaaagaagacatacatcaCAGGCATTTTTTCCCAGGGACTTTGACTCCAGAATCAGCCAGCTAGAATGGAAGGGCCTCTGTAGGAGAAAACCAAGCTGTAGGAGCTGAAAGGGGAACAATATTGAGGGCGTGGGATTGGGCATGGAAGAGTAGAAGGAGCTCCCTCCTGCCATGCTGCTGGAGCAAGCCTACAGGTCACAACAAAGCCTCCCAATGAGTAATCGTATGCTCAGTGCTGTTGTCCCGGGGACACGGCTGGTGACACCTTCCAGCCCACAGCCTCATGGTGGAGGAGGCAGCCTCAGGAAACCAGGTTCTGAGTGCAATGTACGATTGGACTAAGAACAGGCACCTGATCCAGGAGCATCAATTTACATCAACTGGAAGCCTGCATATATCAACAATCTGGTTTTCCAAACAGGCAGAAGCTAGCCTTCCACCAAAAGAGTCAGGATCCTGATGGCAAATCTAGAGTGAATCAGATGAATGGAAGCCGGTGTAGGAGTCAAAATATCTGAGAGAAAGGCCATGAGATAGGAGAACACCAAGCTTGGGGAAAAAATACTTACACATCTGAAAAAAGGACGCCAAAAGACAGCAATGAGGAAGACAGTAACAGGAAACATGGGGCAGAGGAGAGAGGTGGGGACAGGAGATGGGCAGGCAGGAAAGTCAACGTCTCTAAGGTAGCTTAGCCCTCCCGCTGgagcctctgccttcctggtgGATCGTGGTCCTGCTTTTCCTATCAGACCTCTCTCTTTAGCTTTTCTCCAGTTCCTTCTACACCTGGAAATGAGGCTGATATTTCATGTCCTTATACATGTAACCAAAAGTTCAAGTTCAACATAcctattaaaattttttcaaagtagCATCTCCAGCTTCCCCTAACCCATATCCACATATTACAGGACAGCTTCAGGAAAATGATAGACtatccctttccctcctccctaaCTCTATCTGGAATGCTGACATGGGATTAAAAGAAATAGCCAAGGCAGCTTTGAAGGAAAACCTGTTCCTTGTGCAGGCAAGCCCTCTAGTCTGGATGTGGCTTTCTTCTTCAGGTCTTTGCTACCTATgaaaattctttccatttttcagagCATAGCCAAATGCCTCCTCCTATACGAAGCCTTCTGCTTAAGCTCAGCCTCTTTTGCCATTTCACGGTATGATAGCACACATAGCTTTCTATTATGTGACTTTTCCCACatctctttttgtgtgtttgtgctaGCACTGCGCTCTGCATCTTACCTTTCATTGCATCTATGCTGGGCTCCAGACACAAGCGCTGGATGGCTATACAAGAGTCCCCAGGACTGCTTGTTAGAAATATATGTTTGTGTAAGCCCTCCCTGCTATGCTTGCCTTCACCACAGGCCTTGTTTCAGGACAGCAGGTATGAGGCCCAAGAAACTGCTTTTAAACAGCCTCCTGAGTTGACTCTGACAAGCAGTCAAAGGTAGAAACCTGGGATTTTAGTCATGCATGTCTGCACACGGTGGGAGCTGCATATACGGAGTTGGCTTGCATGTGTGTGGACTTCAGGCTTTAAGTAGCTGGTAGTGGTGCCAGCCCTAAAGCATGAATCTGGGAGTAAAGGTCCCATTTTGCTACAACTTGGGGATGACTTTACCCCTAATGTCTTCTAGAAATTCACTGCATCAGAATTTATGAGGAACCTGTATCTGTCCATTCATAAGCcaagagttttaaaaagaaatgtaggcTTTCTATGAACATATTATTCCAAACATTTCCAAGCACTGAGcatatttttttatgtttatcctcacaatatttccaaaggaaatcaTTTCAAGTCTTCAGAAACGGGAAGTAAGGCAAAGAAAAGTACAGTTTTAAGTCTAACAGAGCTGAAAGACCAAGAATCTGACTTCTGGACTGGCTTGCGAGGTTCAGAGTTCTCTTGTGTCGGtattattttcagtttcattgaAAATAGTCATTCCTGAATGTTTTCTTGAAGGAAATCAGCAAAAGCGACCTTGTGTACTTACTTTCCAGCGGACGGGGTTTAGTGCTTTGATCTGTTCCGTCATGTCCTCTTCCACGTTGAAACGATTAATGACAGAATTTATCTTGAAAGCGACTCTATAATCCCTACACCACGTCCTCAGCTTTTGAAGGTTTTCCACATGGTTCTTCTTTCCTTGGCCACGGCCAATAAGGACATTGACTTCCTCATCAAAGCTGTCACAGGAGACAGCGAGAATGTCCAAATATTCACCTGAGGGAAAAtgatcatttttaaacttttctatcCAAGCACCAAGCCCCTCAGGCTATTATATCTcttgtgataaaatatatgttgttttaatttttaaaaagacacttttCCTTATACCCACGAAACTCACTGAGATATGAATTATACTTTCTTCTTATgtcaaataaacttgaaaaactaaatatatatgtaaaataaggaTGCAAATACTTAGTTATTTGAAAACTctgcacatgtatatgtgtgaGCACTTActgacatatttaaatatatcaggTTTTTCATTTATTCCTGCATACAAAGTATGTAATTTCTGAGGCAGGTAGATATATTTGGATGCCTATAGACTTATTTATGAACAGTTAcaaatttacttctttttctttccatcacACAGATAAAATTGCTCTACTGAAGATCCCTAGTATTTTTGCTAAGTTCATCAGCTTCTTCCGGACATCTCCTTAATAGTTGATTCATCatctaaatatttagaaacactCTATGTGATGTCAATGACAACTGTGTTAGATGCcaagaaaaccaagagaaagggAAGCCTGGTGTGGGAATAAAGTGTAAACAGACCCTCCTTGCAACATGGTATGTGAAGAGCTGTGATAGCATGTCATTTCGGGAGTACAGGAAGTGTTCACAATTACCTTCGCTTTGGTTTCCGTCACACTAGTTTCTGCTCCACCTCTCTTATTACCCCTCCAGTTTCCTCTGCTCCTTCATGCCATCCACTTATCTCTTAAGTACAGGCATTCTCGATGGCTGAGTCACTCCTTGCAGTTGATTAAGTCAGAGTTTTCctagttttgtgactttttaagaGTTGACTGCTTTtcttaaaattactttcaaattatagaagctggaaattccaaaaactCTTTAAGCAGCTATCCTCTAATATTACAAAAGGAGTCATTTTGACTCCTATTTtgggctaattttattttatccatatGTAACATATGCCCTCAAAACATCTAGCATAAACCGGAGCCAGAATAAGGCAACTGTCCATGATTTAAAACAACTCGAAACATTCTAAACATTGATCTCAAATAAATTCCTAATGGCATATCACATTGTGAAAAGGCAAGTCACTGAGCACCTGATCTCCAAACAGACCAGAAATTAAGTTCAAAACCAAAAATGCAGAGACTTATCAGTTATGCAAAAGTCAAGACAAGTCATCTGAGGATCTGTAAGTCAATTGCTATCTTCTGCCCCCCTTCCAAGTTTTGCTGTATGTCCATGATAACTATCCTCCTGTTCTCAGCTTTTCCTTGCCAAAGCTCTCGGGAAGAAAGATTTAATGGAGCAGATCTGTTTGCTCAGTCCCTATATCTTTCCAGAACCCGGAACCATGGTGGAATCTGGGCCAACCCCTGCATATATGGCGACTACAATATTCTACGTATCATTGGTGAAGTGTATAAACCTGGGGCAATGGAGCATGTTAAATCAACTTGTCAAGACTTCTCAGGATTGTTTAGCCAGATCCACGACTTCCTTGGTTGCATTGTTGGGGTCCTGAGTTTCAGTTCCAATAGCTGGTTACATAGAAGCATGTGCGTAAATGACCAGCCCTGTATAAAGCCTCAGACTCTAAGACTCAAATGGACCTTCCTATGCAAACACATTCCAACTATGTCCCTGTAGTTCACTGCTAGAGAGAAAGTACAACCTGAGGCCTGGGATGGAGAAGGACTCAGGGCCTGTGTCTGGACTCGCTGGACTCTGgtgatatatatatgtcattACCCTGCTGTTTCTGTTCTGTATCCTTTACTCTAATAAACCCTAGCCATGAGTATAGCTGGCTATTGAGTGTTGGAAGTCCTTCTAGCAAATTACCAAACTTGGCGAGGCAGTGGGGTTCTAAAACAGCTCTCTTCATCCACTCAAGCACATGACCCATCCCTGACCCATTGAGCCAGAGGTGGAAAATTAGCAGCTTATGGGCCAGATAGGCATCTGTATACATTTGTTCCTCACAATGCCTAAaagtatttcaaattatttacaaatgtttataattgtatatttttgatCTATGTTTAATAATTTGAGGATCATCCAAATTATCTTGctgtacaaaaatcaatgaaacctcCTAGCTGGCTCTCCGCCCATGCACTATAGGAATAGGGCACAGTGCTTCCCGTCCTCCAGTCTTTGTGGTTTCCTATTGTCTCCAAGCTGCTGACAGTGACTTTTCTTATATGCTTCTAAATTCACTAATTTATACCACTTTCTCCCACAAGCCTGAGAGATTTGACCTGGACGTGCGGCACTGTCGCTGATCTGTACACCACAAAGACACCCTGGATGACTGATCTTAGAGGAAGGGCATTGGCTGGGTACCCACCCAGAAAATCCCGCCAGGTACTCTCCATCACACTGcttcctcagtttcttttttctctctctgagtaTGGTTCCCAAAGTTCACTTTTCAACTCAGACCGCATGTGTGACAAAGTGCCTCCCTTCACTACCGTTTCGGTTTTACACACTGCCTTGTAGGCCTTTCCTGATTCACCTGCACCTGACACCTTGACTCTTCTCTACCTTCTTAACCCTTATCAGATGGACCCTCCAACCCACATCCACAGCGTCCCTCCCCCACAGTCCATGTCCGCACCATCACAGATGGTGTACCAGAGATGTCTCAGCAACATCCTCAACAGATTATAAATGCAGCTTCTCTTGGAAAGACTTCAAGTCTCGAACAGCTCATATAAACAAGAACAGAGAATTTTACTATAACAGGTTACACCTGTTTCCCAACATGACAGTCCATATAAGAAGAGCTAATGTTTTCCAAGCCCTTGCTAAGTTTCAAGCACTGCTCTATGGACATGACATCTGCTGAAAACTGCGAGGAATCTCAGCAGACTTAGAATTCAGCGGTTCTTAATTCTGGCTACACGGTAGAATCCCTTGGAGCTCCCCATATTGGCCAATCCACACACCACGAGGTTCTGATACAATTAGTCTATGGATCCAGTCCAGTCCCAACAGAGATATTTTATTACAAAGCTGTCAAATGTGTTAATTTTCCTACCTAGTGTCTAAACTAAGGCCATAGATCTTGTATTTGCTAAATTGCAATGTACAAGATAGTCATCTCAGTAATAAGGTCTATTATCTAACTTGCCAAACTTGTTTACTGAGAGCCCTAAGGAAGTAAAACTGCCATAATGCCGTGCACAGCTTGAAAAGCGATTAGAGTTAGCAAGATTAGCTTTTCCTCCCTTCCAGTTCTCCTCAGCAGGTCTGGCTGAAGGCCCAGGATGGAAGGAAATACAAGAACCAACAATAACAATAGCAGTAAGGAGAGTGCCATCCCATGAAGCACACCATAATTCTGGAACCACCTCTCCCGGATCAGGCTTCCATTGCTCACGATGCTCACgctgggcagctgcagctctGTTTTGCAGAACTTCACCAACTTGCCCAGGTATTCTCCCCGGTCGTGAAGAAATGGCTCTCCACCTGAAAAGTTGATCTTCTCCATACCTGTGCAAGGTGATACATGAATTTTACCACTTcacaaatatacattattattttaatagcaaaagtaatattttctcaatgtaaaaaaaagaaataaaattttctcattATCTTCCCCTCCCCTAACCCTAGTTCTCAACACCAATCCCACCCAATGGGAATAGCGTATGTTTAATTCGGGGTCTAAACAGGGATGCAGGGAATTGGTTACACAGATGAACAGAATTGCTCAGACACCAAAGGGTACAATGAGGCAGCACCAGGATTTGCAAAGCAGAAAGCCATATCCCTGCCATGTGGCGTGACTGTCCACAGGCCAGCTGCCAGCCTGGGAATAACACTCCTCCTCATTCTGCGTTTCCCATCCCCACTCCTTGTCCTGGATTCCGTGTCGCCCTCTCTCTTGGGCTACTCCCTTATTTTAGAAAATCCCTTTACAGGCTtcctgaaaaaaatgtaaaagcaggAATCTGGAACTTATATTACTGGAATATTGGAGTTTCTAAATTTAACTACTATTTTC is a window from the Macaca mulatta isolate MMU2019108-1 chromosome 13, T2T-MMU8v2.0, whole genome shotgun sequence genome containing:
- the RSAD2 gene encoding S-adenosylmethionine-dependent nucleotide dehydratase RSAD2 isoform X1; its protein translation is MEKINFSGGEPFLHDRGEYLGKLVKFCKTELQLPSVSIVSNGSLIRERWFQNYGEYLDILAVSCDSFDEEVNVLIGRGQGKKNHVENLQKLRTWCRDYRVAFKINSVINRFNVEEDMTEQIKALNPVRWKVFQCLLIEGENCGEDALREAERFVIGDEEFERFLERHKEVSCLVPESNQKMKDSYLILDEYMRFLNCRKGRKDPSKSILDVGVEEAIKFSGFDEKMFLKRGGKYTWSKADLKLDW
- the RSAD2 gene encoding S-adenosylmethionine-dependent nucleotide dehydratase RSAD2 yields the protein MWVLTPAAFAGKLLSVFRQPLSSLWRSLVPLFCWLRATWLLASKRTKQQLVWREPDETKEEEEDPPLSTTPTSVNYHFTRQCNYKCGFCFHTAKTSFVLPLEEAKRGLLLLKEAGMEKINFSGGEPFLHDRGEYLGKLVKFCKTELQLPSVSIVSNGSLIRERWFQNYGEYLDILAVSCDSFDEEVNVLIGRGQGKKNHVENLQKLRTWCRDYRVAFKINSVINRFNVEEDMTEQIKALNPVRWKVFQCLLIEGENCGEDALREAERFVIGDEEFERFLERHKEVSCLVPESNQKMKDSYLILDEYMRFLNCRKGRKDPSKSILDVGVEEAIKFSGFDEKMFLKRGGKYTWSKADLKLDW